The following coding sequences are from one Polynucleobacter sp. JS-JIR-II-50 window:
- the serC gene encoding 3-phosphoserine/phosphohydroxythreonine transaminase, with the protein MTFDRRIFNFAAGPATLPEEVLKQAADEMLNWRGLGASVMEVSHRGKEFMALYEEVVQDLRTLMSIPDSYEILLLQGGGLGQNAAIPMNLMPLAKNGPKADYIVTGVWSEKSYKEAQKYGIANLVASSAAEKFNTIPARSTWKLSSDAAYVLYCANETIGGVEFPAVPDVGDVPLVADISSNILSKEMDVNKCAVWFGGAQKNIGPSGVTIVIVRKDLIGHSMGITPTIWDWAVQANTQSMINTPPTFSIYMAGLGFKWLLKQGGVKAIEKHNQEKADLLYNFLDQSSLYENRVTKEYRSRMNVTFFLKDENLNAEFLAQSNAAGLVALRGHKAAGGMRASIYNAMPIEGVKALIEFMRDFERRA; encoded by the coding sequence ATGACTTTTGACCGCCGCATTTTCAATTTCGCTGCGGGGCCTGCTACTTTGCCTGAAGAGGTGCTGAAGCAGGCTGCCGATGAAATGCTCAATTGGCGTGGACTCGGTGCTAGTGTCATGGAGGTCAGCCATCGCGGCAAAGAGTTTATGGCTCTCTATGAAGAGGTGGTGCAAGATTTGCGCACCCTCATGAGTATTCCTGATAGTTATGAAATTTTGCTTTTACAAGGTGGTGGCCTTGGGCAAAATGCAGCCATCCCCATGAATCTGATGCCTTTAGCTAAGAATGGGCCGAAGGCAGATTACATCGTTACCGGCGTATGGTCAGAAAAATCGTATAAAGAAGCGCAGAAGTACGGCATTGCAAATTTAGTCGCCTCTTCAGCAGCAGAAAAATTCAATACGATTCCCGCAAGGTCAACTTGGAAGTTATCAAGCGATGCTGCTTATGTTCTCTATTGCGCAAATGAAACGATTGGTGGTGTTGAGTTCCCAGCCGTGCCGGATGTTGGTGATGTTCCACTGGTTGCGGATATCTCGAGCAATATTCTTTCTAAAGAGATGGATGTAAACAAGTGCGCCGTTTGGTTTGGTGGTGCGCAAAAGAATATTGGCCCCTCTGGTGTGACCATTGTGATTGTGCGTAAGGACTTAATTGGTCACAGCATGGGCATTACTCCCACAATTTGGGATTGGGCTGTGCAAGCTAATACTCAGTCGATGATCAATACGCCGCCGACATTTTCGATTTATATGGCTGGCCTAGGCTTTAAGTGGTTGCTTAAGCAAGGCGGAGTGAAAGCCATTGAAAAGCATAATCAAGAAAAAGCCGATTTACTTTATAACTTTTTAGATCAAAGCAGCTTGTATGAGAATCGTGTCACCAAGGAATATCGCTCACGTATGAACGTGACTTTCTTCTTAAAAGATGAGAATCTGAATGCAGAGTTTTTGGCGCAATCGAACGCGGCTGGCTTGGTTGCCTTACGCGGCCACAAAGCTGCAGGCGGTATGCGTGCCAGCATCTATAACGCAATGCCTATTGAAGGTGTAAAAGCCTTAATTGAATTTATGCGCGACTTTGAAAGGCGGGCTTAA